The Brachionichthys hirsutus isolate HB-005 unplaced genomic scaffold, CSIRO-AGI_Bhir_v1 contig_769, whole genome shotgun sequence genome has a window encoding:
- the LOC137912648 gene encoding tektin-1-like, protein MHAEGEECSRGHHRVNVLEATTGCRPLLGRFSLKRERLLAKVMPISCRTAASTHGRDPTTERHGGFDLLRPRPGPVHPALDDLVTPGSPRNTISIPNLARTPVRHSPLQLGTPELKRPASLSLPVSWITGTRHCTRRGVAALRADLFNFLIFFLPVPSATTDLQRRRMAAQGCIPQQGGRINLDNLEIVRNYSERFRAKCSRLISETDEACKYIQKDANKQLDRRLQDVHFLKRELELKLEETTLETDDLIVLQSRVMKSLDACKDPLKATVLCLEERMKRSPSSSDKLYDEVQRELLKENEAIEAAASVLQRVDEQITEQIRLNRSAKYLLEEDLKEKCEAQCIDTSCTLTATHSINNLNTSKNGKTATPSLPVTPKQWENISDMNIGKAEQQKANSMSLRALVESLLEQTAADIHKRNQVTSAALQLNIQRIKSAKSQMEDQLAKFRSELASQHKTREDLMVAVTETEHVLSLAQARLALRQQRPPKEQCHDPAQSRLLAEVQQLTASISKMRKAVAQSDEERRALLRCELALQKSIAIKDDSLYTDEVVCAQHREPIVIRKF, encoded by the exons ATGCACGCTGAGGGGGAGgaatgtagcaggggacaccacagggtgaatgtgctggaggccaccacagggtgtcgccctctcctggggcgcttctccttaaaaagggagcggctatTGGCCAaggtgatgccaatttcct GCCGGACCGCAGCGTCTACTCACGGGCGCGATCCCACTACTGAGCGGCACGGGGGCTTTGACCTGCTCCGTCCCCGGCCTGGGCCGGTGCACCCCGCCTTAGACGACCTGGTGACCCCGGGCTCCCCCAGGAACACCATATCGATACCGAACTTAGCGCGGACGCCCGTTCGACATAGTCCGCTGCAGCTCGGAACTCCCGAGCTCAAGCGACCCGCCAGCCTCAGCCTCCCAGTGTCTTGGATTACAGGCACACGCCACTGCACCCGGCGGGGAGTCGCCGCACTCCGTGCGG atctttttaattttttaatcttcttccTACCTGTCCCATCAGCAACAACAGACCTCCAGCGGAGAAGGATGGCTGCTCAAGGTTGCATTCCCCAACAGGGTGGTAGAATCAATCTGGACAATTTAGAGATTGTGCGTAACTATTCCGAGCGCTTCAGGGCAAAATGTTCCAGGCTGATCTCAGAAACGGATGAAGCATGTAAATACATACAAAAGGATGCCAACAAGCAGCTAG ATCGCCGGCTTCAAGATGTCCATTTTCTGAAAAGGGAGTTGGAACTGAAGTTGGAGGAGACGACTCTGGAGACTGATGACCTCATTGTCTTGCAGAGCAGAGTAATGAAATCACTGGATGCCTGCAAGGATCCTCTGAAAGCCACCGTTCTCTGCCTGGAGGAAAG GATGAAACGTTCCCCTTCATCTTCGGATAAGCTGTATGATGAAGTGCAAAGAGAGTTGCTCAAGGAGAATGAGGCTATCGAGGCAGCGGCTTCCGTACTGCAGCGTGTCGACGAGCAAATCACGGAGCAGATACG ATTGAACAGAAGCGCCAAGTATCTGCTCGAGGAAGATCTAAAGGAGAAATGTGAGGCTCAGTGCATCGACACCTCCTGTACCCTAACAGCCACTCATTCCATCAACAACCTAAATACATCCAAAAATGGCAAAACTGCAACACCGAG CCTGCCAGTGACTCCAAAGCAGTGGGAGAACATCTCGGATATGAACATAGGCAAAGCGGAGCAGCAGAAGGCCAACTCCATGTCGCTCCGGGCCTTAGTGGAGTCTCTCCTGGAACAGACAGCTGCTGATATTCACAAGCGGAACCAGGTTACATCAGCAGCCCTTCAGCTCAACATCCAGCGGATCAAGTCTGCCAAGAGCCAGATGGAGGATCAGCTGGCCAAG TTTCGGTCTGAGCTTGCCAGCCAGCACAAGACCAGAGAGGATCTCATGGTGGCCGTGACAGAGACCGAACATGTTCTGAGTTTGGCCCAGGCTCGGTTGGCCTTACGTCAGCAGAGGCCTCCCAAAGAGCAATGCCACGATCCGGCGCAGTCCAGGCTCCTCGCCGAGGTCCAGCAGCTCACAGCTAGCATCAGCAA GATGCGTAAGGCGGTAGCTCAGTCTGACGAAGAGCGCAGGGCTCTGCTTCGTTGTGAGCTGGCGCTGCAGAAGAGCATAGCGATCAAGGATGACTCGCTCTACACCGATGAGGTCGTCTGCGCCCAGCACAGGGAGCCAATCGTCATACGGAAGTTCTGA
- the LOC137912659 gene encoding endothelin-converting enzyme-like 1, with protein sequence MEKTYSLTAHYDEFQEVKYGGRYSSDILSNGMTLHLGGSLDRHMGRTRGGTWSNGRNRDLSSGSSSSGGLPRWSRREICLLSALVFAAGMCVILGSMLALKYISLEAQQDPQCRQDCQRKRSLLRAARFVQANIDPTIQPCQDFYSFACGGWLRRHGIPEDKLSYGIITAIGEHNEDKLQRLMLEPIRRHGPDSAERKVKEFYRSCVNIQEIDELGSEPMTEVIESCGGWDLAGAPPGSAGWEREGAPQRPDFNELLYRTQGVYSTAVFFSLTVNVDDKNSSRNAIRVDQEGLTLPERSLYLGQDEDSVKILVAYKALMERLLSMLGAQNATQKSKEIIQLETRLANITVSEFDDQRKDISTMYNRITLKQLQRIAPSLHWKRLLDRIFHDNFSEDEEIVVLATDYMQQVSDIIKNTSKRVLHNYMLWRIVAALSEHLSTAFRSTIHEFSREIDGTEQQLELGRLCLTQANKHFGMALGALFVQQHFSSQSKAKVQELVEDIKHSLDLRLHELDWMDDTTKEAARAKLKHMMVMTGYPDFLLKPELIDQEYGFDVDEKTYFKNILNSIKFHIKLSVKKIHEEVDKTTWLLPPQALNAYYLPNKNQMVFPAGILQPTLYNPEFPQSLNYGGIGAIIGHELTHGYDDWVMQWFMSLGGQYDRHGNLKQWWTEESYRKFQTKAECIVKLYDNFTVYNQKVNGRLTLGENIADMGGLKLSYYAYQKWVREHGPERPLPGLRYTHEQLLFIAFAQNWCMKRRSQSIYLQLLTDKHAPEHYRVIGSVSQFDEFSRVFHCPKGSPMNPEDKCSVW encoded by the exons ATGGAGAAGACATACTCACTGACTGCCCACTATGATGAATTCCAGGAAGTGAAATATGGCGGTCGCTATAGCAGTGACATCCTCAGCAATGGCATGACCCTTCACCTGGGGGGCAGTCTTGATCGACATATGGGCCGCACCCGGGGAGGCACCTGGTCGAATGGCCGAAACAGAGATCTAAGCAGTGGATCCAGCAGCAGCGGAGGGCTGCCCCGATGGAGCCGGAGAGAGATCTGCCTTCTCTCGGCCCTGGTCTTTGCAGCAGGCATGTGTGTCATCTTGGGCAGCATGTTGGCACTTAAGTACATTTCCCTGGAAGCCCAGCAGGACCCACAGTGTCGACAGGACTGCCAACGCAAGCGCTCTCTGCTGCGGGCGGCACGCTTCGTTCAGGCCAATATTGACCCGACCATCCAGCCCTGCCAGGACTTTTACTCCTTTGCCTGTGGTGGCTGGCTGAGGCGCCACGGCATCCCAGAGGACAAGCTCAGCTACGGCATCATCACCGCCATAGGCGAACACAATGAGGACAAGCTGCAGCGGCTCATGCTAGAGCCCATACGTAGGCACGGGCCCGACTCAGCAGAGCGCAAGGTCAAGGAATTCTATCGATCCTGCGTCAATATCCAGGAGATCGATGAACTGGGCTCTGAACCCATGACGGAGGTGATAGAAAGCTGTGGAGGGTGGGACCTGGCCGGGGCCCCTCCCGGTTCTGCcgggtgggagagagagggcGCACCCCAGAGGCCGGACTTCAATGAGCTGTTGTACAGGACCCAGGGGGTGTACAGCACCGCCGTCTTCTTTTCCCTTACCGTCAATGTGGATGACAAGAACTCCTCCAGGAATGCAATCAGG GTCGATCAGGAGGGACTCACCCTGCCTGAGAGAAGTCTCTATCTGGGACAGGATGAAGACAGCGTGAAG ATCCTGGTGGCATACAAGGCCCTGATGGAGCGCCTGCTGAGCATGCTGGGAGCGCAGAACGCCACACAGAAGTCCAAGGAGATTATACAGCTTGAGACCCGTCTGGCCAAT ATCACTGTGTCAGAATTTGATGACCAAAGAAAGGACATCAGCACCATGTATAACCGCATCACCCTCAAGCAGCTACAGCGTATCGCTCCCAGT CTTCACTGGAAGCGCTTGCTGGACAGAATCTTCCATGACAACTTCTCAGAGGATGAAGAGATCGTCGTGCTCGCCACCGATTATATGCAGCAAGTCTCGGACATCATCAAGAACACTTCAAAGAG AGTTCTCCATAACTACATGCTGTGGCGCATTGTGGCGGCGCTGAGTGAACACCTGTCGACCGCCTTCCGGAGCACCATCCATGAATTTTCTCGGGAGATTGATGGAacagaacagcagctggagctggggAGGCTTTGCCTCACTCAGGCTAATAAGCACTTCGGCATGGCCCTGGGAGCGCTCTTCGTCCAGCAGCACTTCTCCTCACAGAGCAAGGCGAAG GTACAGGAGCTGGTAGAGGACATAAAGCATTCCCTGGACCTGCGGCTGCACGAGCTGGACTGGATGGATGATACCACCAAAGAAGCGGCCAGGGCAAAG TTGAAGCACATGATGGTGATGACAGGATACCCTGACTTCCTGCTCAAACCTGAGCTCATAGATCAGGAATATGGG TTCGATGTGGACGAGAAGACCTACTTCAAGAACATCCTCAACAGCATCAAGTTCCACATAAAGCTGTCCGTCAAGAAGATCCACGAAGAGGTTGACAAGACAAC gtggctcctcccccctcaaGCCCTGAACGCCTACTATCTCCCTAACAAAAACCAAATGG TCTTTCCTGCTGGCATTCTCCAGCCGACTCTCTACAACCCTGAGTTCCCACA GTCTCTGAACTATGGAGGAATAGGAGCCATCATTGGACACGAGCTGACACATGGATATGACGACTGGG TGATGCAATGGTTCATGTCCCTAGGGGGCCAGTATGACCGCCATGGCAACCTCAAACAGTGGTGGACCGAGGAGTCCTACAGGAAGTTCCAGACAAAGGCAGAGTGCATCGTCAAGCTCTATGACAACTTCACTGTCTATAACCAGAAG GTGAACGGTCGCCTGACGCTGGGAGAGAACATTGCCGACATGGGAGGACTAAAGCTATCATACTAT GCGTATCAGAAGTGGGTGAGGGAACATGGTCCAGAGAGACCGCTGCCCGGCCTCAGATACACACACGAGCAGCTGCTCTTCATCGCCTTCGCACAG AACTGGTGCATGAAAAGAAGATCTCAGTCCATCTACTTGCAgctgctgacagacaaacaCGCACCAGAGCACTACAG AGTCATTGGCAGCGTGTCACAGTTTGATGAGTTTTCCCGTGTTTTCCACTGTCCGAAGGGTTCCCCGATGAACCCTGAGGATAAATGTTCCGTATGGTGA